GTCCCTGTGGGTTGCTGAGGGATGGAGGGGTCTCCAGGGTCCCCGTGGGGCAGTGAGGGATGTGGGGGGATCTCCAGGGTCCCCCGGGGCGGTGCGGGACACGGGGGTCTCgggggtccccatggggcagtGAGGGATATGGGGGGATCTCCAGGGGGTCTCaggggtccccatggggcagtGAGGGATATGGGGGGATCTCCAGGGGGTCTCaggggtccccatggggcagtGAGGGATATGGGGGGATCTCCAGGGTCCCCCGGGGCGGTGCGGGACACGGGGGTGTCCAGGGTCCGCATGGGGTGTGAGGGTCTCCAGGATGCCCATGGGCGGTGGGGGTCCCCGTGGGGTGGTGCAGGACGCGGCATCTCTCCAGGGTCCCCCCCGGGGCGGTGCGGGAtagggggggcggggaggggagggggggtcgccGCGGGGCTCCGGGTCCGGCCGAGCGGCCCCACGAGCGGCCGGTGCCCAGGTGGTGCCGGCGGGAGGTGGACGAGCGGCGCCGGGAGACGCTGGAGCAGCGCGGCGAGACGCGGGTGCTGGAGCAGCGCTCGCCCTGGGGGCTGGTGCGCGCCGGGCGCCTGGGGCAGCCGCTGGCCCAGCACCTCCTGCCCTACGCCcgcaccctgcccctgcccctcttCGCGCCCCCCGACCTGCGCGGCGCCAAGCCCGGCCTGCCCCGCACCCTCTCCCGCTCCCTCTCGCACGAGGCCCAGCGGGgctgag
The sequence above is a segment of the Struthio camelus isolate bStrCam1 chromosome 25, bStrCam1.hap1, whole genome shotgun sequence genome. Coding sequences within it:
- the TCAP gene encoding telethonin; protein product: MWGPSAVVCSGGLLSGAHLGCRVREEDTGRRESFSAEWLDLVLSTRPEEGWCRREVDERRRETLEQRGETRVLEQRSPWGLVRAGRLGQPLAQHLLPYARTLPLPLFAPPDLRGAKPGLPRTLSRSLSHEAQRG